A genomic segment from Chanos chanos chromosome 2, fChaCha1.1, whole genome shotgun sequence encodes:
- the ctbp1 gene encoding C-terminal-binding protein 1 isoform X1 — translation MFYPKSPVDSETETPKRLMQGIRPPIMNGPMHPRPLVALLDGRDCTVEMPILKDVATVAFCDAQSTQEIHEKVLNEAVGALMYHTITLMREDLEKFKALRIIVRIGSGFDNIDIKSAGDLGIAVCNMPAASVEETADSTLCHILNLYRRTTWLHQALREGTRVQSVEQIREVASGAARIRGETLGIIGLGRVGQAVALRAKAFGFNVIFYDPYLSDGMERALGLQRVNTLQDLLFHSDCVTLHCSLNEHNHHLINDFTIKQMRQGAFLVNTARGGLVDEKALAQALKEGRIRGAALDVHETEPFSFSQGPLKDAPNLICTPHAAWYSEQASIEMREEAAREIRRAITGRIPDSLKNCVNKELLTQTTHWASMDPAVVHPELNGAYRYPPGVVSLPSGGLPPPVEGIVPSAVPITHSLPTVAHPPHAPSPGQTGKAEPDREQHPNDQL, via the exons gcATACGGCCTCCCATCATGAATGGGCCCATGCACCCTCGGCCACTGGTGGCCTTGCTGGACGGGCGTGACTGTACAGTGGAGATGCCCATTCTGAAAGATGTGGCCACTGTAGCCTTCTGTGATGCCCAGTCCACTCAGGAGATCCATGAGAAG GTGCTGAACGAGGCTGTTGGGGCGCTCATGTATCACACCATCACACTTATGCGAGAAGACCTGGAGAAATTCAAGGCCCTCCGAATCATTGTCCGCATTGGCAGCGGCTTCGACAATATTGATATTAAGTCTGCTGGAGACCTAG GCATCGCAGTTTGTAACATGCCTGCAGCATCAGTGGAGGAGACGGCCGATTCCACCCTCTGTCACATCCTAAACCTCTATAGACGGACCACCTGGCTGCACCAGGCTCTCCGAGAGGGCACGCGAGTCCAGAGTGTTGAGCAGATCCGGGAGGTGGCATCTGGAGCAGCAAGGATCAGAGGGGAGACCCTTGGAATCATTGGTCTAG GTCGTGTGGGCCAGGCGGTGGCACTGAGAGCCAAAGCGTTTGGCTTTAATGTGATTTTCTATGATCCTTATCTGTCTGATGGCATGGAGAGAGCCCTGGGACTTCAGCGGGTCAACACCCTGCAGGACCTTCTCTtccacagtgactgtgtcaCACTACACTGCAGTCTCAATGAGCACAACCACCATCTCATCAATGACTTCACCATTAAACAg ATGCGTCAGGGGGCGTTCTTGGTGAACACAGCACGAGGTGGGCTAGTGGATGAAAAGGCCCTGGCCCAGGCACTGAAAGAGGGAAGAATACGTGGAGCAGCCCTGGATGTCCATGAGACAGAGCCCTTCAG tttcaGCCAGGGGCCACTTAAAGATGCCCCCAACCTGATCTGCACACCACATGCTGCCTGGTACAGTGAACAAGCCTCGATTGAGATGAGGGAGGAGGCAGCCAGGGAGATCCGCCGAGCAATCACAG gTCGCATTCCAGACAGCCTGAAGAACTGTGTCAATAAAGAACTCCTGACACAAACGACACACTGGGCCAGTATGGACCCTGCTGTAGTTCACCCAGAGCTCAATGGAGCCTACAG GTATCCCCCTGGTGTTGTGAGTTTGCCTTCGGGAGGTCTTCCACCACCAGTGGAGGGGATAGTCCCAAGTGCTGTGCCAATAACCCACAGCCTGCCCACCGTAGCCCACCCACCCCATGCCCCATCACCAGGCCAGACGGGGAAGGCTGAACCAGACAGAGAGCAGCATCCCAACGACCAATTGTAG
- the ctbp1 gene encoding C-terminal-binding protein 1 isoform X2, which yields MGSSHLLNKGLPLGIRPPIMNGPMHPRPLVALLDGRDCTVEMPILKDVATVAFCDAQSTQEIHEKVLNEAVGALMYHTITLMREDLEKFKALRIIVRIGSGFDNIDIKSAGDLGIAVCNMPAASVEETADSTLCHILNLYRRTTWLHQALREGTRVQSVEQIREVASGAARIRGETLGIIGLGRVGQAVALRAKAFGFNVIFYDPYLSDGMERALGLQRVNTLQDLLFHSDCVTLHCSLNEHNHHLINDFTIKQMRQGAFLVNTARGGLVDEKALAQALKEGRIRGAALDVHETEPFSFSQGPLKDAPNLICTPHAAWYSEQASIEMREEAAREIRRAITGRIPDSLKNCVNKELLTQTTHWASMDPAVVHPELNGAYRYPPGVVSLPSGGLPPPVEGIVPSAVPITHSLPTVAHPPHAPSPGQTGKAEPDREQHPNDQL from the exons gcATACGGCCTCCCATCATGAATGGGCCCATGCACCCTCGGCCACTGGTGGCCTTGCTGGACGGGCGTGACTGTACAGTGGAGATGCCCATTCTGAAAGATGTGGCCACTGTAGCCTTCTGTGATGCCCAGTCCACTCAGGAGATCCATGAGAAG GTGCTGAACGAGGCTGTTGGGGCGCTCATGTATCACACCATCACACTTATGCGAGAAGACCTGGAGAAATTCAAGGCCCTCCGAATCATTGTCCGCATTGGCAGCGGCTTCGACAATATTGATATTAAGTCTGCTGGAGACCTAG GCATCGCAGTTTGTAACATGCCTGCAGCATCAGTGGAGGAGACGGCCGATTCCACCCTCTGTCACATCCTAAACCTCTATAGACGGACCACCTGGCTGCACCAGGCTCTCCGAGAGGGCACGCGAGTCCAGAGTGTTGAGCAGATCCGGGAGGTGGCATCTGGAGCAGCAAGGATCAGAGGGGAGACCCTTGGAATCATTGGTCTAG GTCGTGTGGGCCAGGCGGTGGCACTGAGAGCCAAAGCGTTTGGCTTTAATGTGATTTTCTATGATCCTTATCTGTCTGATGGCATGGAGAGAGCCCTGGGACTTCAGCGGGTCAACACCCTGCAGGACCTTCTCTtccacagtgactgtgtcaCACTACACTGCAGTCTCAATGAGCACAACCACCATCTCATCAATGACTTCACCATTAAACAg ATGCGTCAGGGGGCGTTCTTGGTGAACACAGCACGAGGTGGGCTAGTGGATGAAAAGGCCCTGGCCCAGGCACTGAAAGAGGGAAGAATACGTGGAGCAGCCCTGGATGTCCATGAGACAGAGCCCTTCAG tttcaGCCAGGGGCCACTTAAAGATGCCCCCAACCTGATCTGCACACCACATGCTGCCTGGTACAGTGAACAAGCCTCGATTGAGATGAGGGAGGAGGCAGCCAGGGAGATCCGCCGAGCAATCACAG gTCGCATTCCAGACAGCCTGAAGAACTGTGTCAATAAAGAACTCCTGACACAAACGACACACTGGGCCAGTATGGACCCTGCTGTAGTTCACCCAGAGCTCAATGGAGCCTACAG GTATCCCCCTGGTGTTGTGAGTTTGCCTTCGGGAGGTCTTCCACCACCAGTGGAGGGGATAGTCCCAAGTGCTGTGCCAATAACCCACAGCCTGCCCACCGTAGCCCACCCACCCCATGCCCCATCACCAGGCCAGACGGGGAAGGCTGAACCAGACAGAGAGCAGCATCCCAACGACCAATTGTAG